The Ursus arctos isolate Adak ecotype North America chromosome X, UrsArc2.0, whole genome shotgun sequence genome includes the window CTTTGTCTTTAGAACTATTGGTCTAATTCCATGTGTACACAAAGACATCCTTGCCAGGTCATACTGGATCGCAgaaaaccttcttttttttttttttaaagatttgtttatttatttatgtgacagagagagacagccagcgagagagggaacacaagcagggggagtgggagaggaagaagcaggctcgtagcggaggagcctgatgtggggctcgatcccgtaacgccgggatcacgccctgagccgaaggcagacgcttaaggactgcgccacccaggcgccccagaaaacctACTTCTCTTTCGAATGTCACGTTGTTTCTAGGCACTCAAATGGTGCCTCATATAGGGTTCTGTGCAGTTGAATGAAAGAAAACGTTAATTATGGACCAAAGTCTGATTGTTTTCATCCATCCACGTAAAGACATTCTGTTTTTTAGGATTAATGGACAATGCACAGAAAAATCTGTTGTGGGAGGAATAGGAACAAACAATGCTATCACTGTTGATTGTAAGTATATGCGCTTTACTGATATCTTAAGGTTGAAATCTTAGTCTCAAGTTCTCTCTGGAACTCTGTATACCTGAATTCTAGTTTGACGAATGATCGGAAGTATGACTGGGCACACGCCCCTAAATTTTCCAAGTACTTTATTTTGTCACGCATAGACCGTTCAATGATAGGGCTTCGGTGGCCTCTCCTAATTTTGAGTATTATTCAGTGAGTGATGAGAGTGTGTGTTTAGGACCTTTACTTCGTAAGGTTCTCAAGTGCATGAAAATGTTTCCAGGTAAGTTCAAATGACCTTAGGAACTAAATCGAATGGGTCTATCCTGAGTTTACATATCGATGTCACTTTGCTTTAATGGAATACACTTTAAAATATCATCTTAAAACCTCTTATTCCATTCCATGCATGGGTAATTAACTTAAAATCCAAGGAAATCAGAGTGATTTTCAAACACCAGGTACATTTTCTTCATAAGCTCAGCTTCTGTCTAAAGCAATGGGGATGTTGGTTAAGATTTAGATCCCTGAGCTCTTTCTAAGGATCCTAAACAACGTTCCAAATTTTAAGTGGCCTAATGTCTAAATACCTGACTGAAATTAAAACGTGTAAATCTGTGGTTGCAGCCCTTGTCTGAGATAAGAAATGGCACAATGGGTATgtaattaagtaaaatatatgcaaataaagtGAATTACATGCCTACCATTCTTCCCTACACGTTTTGGTCACTTTTATGTTAccagtagattttttaaaattacaatttcatttttcttacttgTATATGATTTTTCTATTTGCCTAAGTCATCAACGTTCTCTATcaccttttgtttcattttcctgcaTTTCTGTAGCCCTTTTTAACTAGATCTGGACACAGCAATTTAAGAAGGGATAGAAACAAAAGGAGCAGGACTTAACTGTAGCAGACCTTTGGGACCTAGGAGTTGTAACCTGCCCAGCTCTGTTCTGGAGAAAGCAAGCCACAAAGCCAGCAGTGGCCCTGATGTATTCAATCCCACCACTTCCATAACCTGCATTACCTTTACAAACCGACGTAATGAGATTTCTACAAAGCTTCCTTTATAACGTCATCATTCTAAGAATCTTAAGAGATGCacaaaatcttatttaaattgtTCCAACGTAACCCAAGATTCATGGAGCTAGAGTAGGCTTGGGCAAGACTTACACACTTGTCTGGGTGACGGTGAAGTTCCATCCGGGACTCCTTGGTCTTTCGCCATGCTGGTTCAGTGGAACACACAAACCAGCAGAGTTTCAGATAAAATCCCGAGGAGTGGTTCAAATAAGGTGTTACGTACACTGTGGTCGGAAGAGAGAATGCATGTTGGAAGGTGTGGTGATGATGTGAGGTCCattaatgctttttctttttcttatacacATGGCAGGATGGATGGGCATAGCCAGAGAGGAAGGTGTCCCCTGCAGGTGGGATCTGAGTCAACTGTTTAGATTGTCACCACCTGTGCTGTGTTCACAAGTAcaaccatattaataaaaatggaCATGTCCGTGGCAACTATAAATGTGTTAAGTGATACACCTAGATTAAGGGGCAGACACTCAGTATACGGTTATGCATGCTTTTGAATGCCAACTGATCTAAACAGAAATCAACTTCATTGCTGGGATAAGGCAAATATGAAGAGATTTTAACCTTGTATGTGATAATATGCCATATAACCCCAAGTCGTGTTGTTTAAAGCCATGTTGGTCATTGCAACATGTTTCAGAGAACTAAATTTTAGTAAAACTGGGAGGTGTGAAATCTTTAATTGCACTAACGAATGTGGTGTCCCCTACCCTCCTTGTTCTAAGGAGGTCGCACTAAGGTGGCACTAAGGAAAAGTGTCCCCTACCCTCCTTGTTCTCATCGTCCTAAGCAATGTTAATGTTCACTACACTGCCAGGGAGACACAGAGACCAGTATAAAAATATCATTCCAGTACGCTAACTATGCCACGATAACCCCAAtctataataaacaaacaaaggcAAGGCTTTACACACATGTATAAGTTTTATATAagtttatataaattttacatatatatatattttttttctctctctcacagatgAGGGGACCAATGATTTCCAAATTATCGATATGACCCCAAATAGTATAATAGGCTATGATGTCAACGTGGATGAAGAAGGAAACACCACGGACATAGTTTTATTGTTTGGTATGTATTACATCCTGACAATTGTCATGGCCATATAAGGGACATTTCCACTGTCGGCATTTTCATTGAGAAAATCAGTACCTATGGACATTACTGATTCTGCAAACGAGGCCTAAGTCTTTATGTCCATTGTGTCAAGGATCCTGAAatgattctaaaaagaaaagtgtaaaCAAGAGTTAGTAGAAGTGGgaggtatttaaaaattaagccatGGCCATCTTCAGGTTGACCCCAATTCCTTCAATCtatgaccattttttaaaatacactctaCAGCCTTGGAGctgaagcttttaaaataaacctaCAACACGTTTAGTCCTTCGAATGCATTGTTGTTGTGACACTGTTGAAACCCCTGAATAACCACACAGGGACATTGAAATGGGTGCTGTAGTCTCTGGGATACTAGGTTTCAGTTTGGAAAAAGGTATTTGACAACTgtggttttaattaaaaaaaaaaaaaaaaagagctgtctCTCATCACTACGTGTGATGGGGCAGCTATTTGTCTGGAAGGTGAGAATCATGCTTGCAATTTGGGTCCAGAACCAGGCGTGCATGTCCAATACAGATTCTGAGGCATAGGCAGAGATGTAGTAGATCGGATATTCTTGATGGATTGGGTCCAAGACTCATGAAGTTCCTGATACGTCCCGGGAGTCCTGCTGCTGATGCTGGACAGTGCACGGTTATGCAGCTGGACAGGGTTTAATGGCTCTTATCCATCTAAGTAAGGCAGCTGACACTGAGACAAGGTCAACGGTAATTGTTTGAGACTCAGTGAAAGACGAGATTTCCCcattcatgtttttctcattctgtatTCAGAAATTCCTAAGGGCTCTAATGGGCAATTTCTGCTTTACGCATTGTGATTTTCAGGCAGAGGAGCTCAGGCTGATGAGAAAGCTGTTGAAAAATTCAAGCAGTTCACTAGACAAAGGAAtattccagaagaaaatattataaaggtCACTGGTACTGGTAATGtgactacatatatttttttcctgaatatatCCCTCACCTGATATGTAAATGTGCTATGAAGAGACAAACTGgttcattttcaattttctcttcCATGAATTATCTGTCATAAAATccattatttaaaagaagaaatcatggggcacctgggtggcagcgCCTGATtttaggtcaggtcatgatctcagggttgtgggatggagccccacatcagactctacactcagtgtggggtctacttgtccctctccctctgctcctctccccactcactctcactctctctcaaataaataaataaataaataatttcaaattaaaattttaaaaaaggaagaaaaccttaCAAACACTGGGAAATGGTCATGATTGGTTGCTTCTTTTTTCaccttttgtatttgttttgtccCCAGATGACTGTCCTGTCAATTAATAAAAACAGTGATCCCCAACTCCTCCTAAATATCGTAAGTAAGAATGACCCTGTTGTGAGTGTAGCTATGTCAACTCGCCCAATAATTTGGACAGTAGAGAACTCTTTCTGTTACATGAGGTTATTGTGTTTACCCTGAGCCCTAGGAGACTGCAAACAGGATGAGGTGATTCATGCTAAAAAGCAGTTTTGGTGACAAAGCAGATCATGAAGAATCATGCCAACAACAGTTATTCAGAGAGAAGCAGGAGATTCCAGAAGTCGGTGGGGATGACTGGAAAAACCATGAGTTTTCCATCCAGGTCTGAGTTGAGGGTTGTCCGTACATGTCACTATTCCTTCTGCACTATTCCTGCATACGGCAGGTGCAATTTTGCATAATTGCAGCAGCTGCTTTGGAGACCCCCCAACCATGCTGCGTGACACATGCCTCCAAGATTTGCTTAAagtgtgatttttgaaatttctaaagTAAGATGAGCCTCAAACCATGATGCTGGT containing:
- the LOC130543272 gene encoding odorant-binding protein-like isoform X1, which encodes MKILLLSLVLAVVCDAQLPLIHQLTQLPGQWETMYLAASNPDKISDNGPFKGYMRRIEVDMARRQISFHFYAKINGQCTEKSVVGGIGTNNAITVDYEGTNDFQIIDMTPNSIIGYDVNVDEEGNTTDIVLLFGRGAQADEKAVEKFKQFTRQRNIPEENIIKVTGTGNVTTYIFFLNISLT
- the LOC130543272 gene encoding odorant-binding protein-like isoform X2, which gives rise to MKILLLSLVLAVVCDAQLPLIHQLTQLPGQWETMYLAASNPDKISDNGPFKGYMRRIEVDMARRQISFHFYAKINGQCTEKSVVGGIGTNNAITVDYEGTNDFQIIDMTPNSIIGYDVNVDEEGNTTDIVLLFGRGAQADEKAVEKFKQFTRQRNIPEENIIKVTGTDDCPVN